A stretch of Henckelia pumila isolate YLH828 chromosome 4, ASM3356847v2, whole genome shotgun sequence DNA encodes these proteins:
- the LOC140865411 gene encoding probable NADH dehydrogenase [ubiquinone] 1 alpha subcomplex subunit 5, mitochondrial: protein MFLRRVARPLMMAARVKETTGIVGLDVVPNAREVLIGLYSKTLNEIKAVPEDEGYRKSVESFTRHRLKVCQEEADWESIEKKLGCGQVEELIEEAQDELKLIGHMIEWNPWGIPDDYECEVIENDAPVPKHIPLHRPGPLPEEFYKTLEAVDTGTLNQAISSSKKEDPAIA from the exons ATGTTTCTCCGACGGGTGGCGCGGCCGTTGATGATGGCGGCGAGAGTGAAGGAGACTACGGGAATCGTAGGCCTTGACGTCGTCCCTAATGCTAGAGAAGTGCTGATCGGACTTTACTCCAAAACCCTAAACGAGATCAAGGCGGTGCCGGAGGACGAGGGCTACCGGAAATCCGTGGAGAGTTTCACTCGCCACCGCCTCAAGGTCTGTCAGGAGGAGGCGGATTGGGAATCCATCGAGAAAAAGCTCGGATGTGGCCAGGTCGAGGAGCTGATCGAAGAAGCTCAGGATGAGCTCAAGCTCATCGGTCACATGATTG AATGGAACCCATGGGGTATTCCCGATGACTATGAATGTGAAGTTATTGAGAATGATGCTCCAGTGCCGAAGCATATTCCCTTGCATCGACCCGGTCCTCTCCCAGAAGAGTTTTATAAGACGTTGGAAGCTGTTGACACTGGCACCTTAAATCAAGCTATTTCGAGCTCAAAGAAAGAGGATCCTGCGATCGCGTAA